One Streptosporangium becharense genomic window, TCTCCCAGGTGAAGGGGGTGGCCTTGGCCAGGTTGTTGGTGTGGTCGTTGGCCTTGAACCAGAACTCGGCGACCTCGAGGGCGGAGGGGGCGTCCTTGGCCATCGTGTCGTAGGCCCAGTCCGGAACGGCCTGAGCGGTGCCGGCCAGGCCGGCGGCCAGCATTCCGGTGGCGAGGATCGCGCCACCGGCGGGGAGGAGGATGCGCTTCAAGGGAAACTCCTTGGTCTGATGTGGAACGCTTCTTGCGTCCCATACGTCAGTAAAGGGATGACCAAAAACATACATCGCTGATCTTGGTATCTCGAGACCGTTTGGAACAGGACAAACCGTAACGATCTTCCGAGATGCTTTCGTTACATTTCGGCGAGGTCTCGCCTGAGGGCGACTCGGCGACTGTCGGCGATGTTTCCCGAGGTAGATCAAATCCTCGACGACATCGAATGATGTTCTGTAGTTGAGGAATCACATTCAGTAACCGACCATGTGTGACTCAGATCACATGGATTTCATGGCACCGATCCGGCCGATTCCACGTCTAACGCCCTCATGTGAGGGCGTCTCGCCCTTCAGTCTCCTTCGAAGGCGCCGTGCCGCCCACGGAGATTTCGGTCCCTGCGAACAGGCCCGGAAACAGACACGGGACCCGGCGCCTGCCGGGTCCCGCGGGTGAGAGAAGGGGTGGGACCACCCCTCATCGGGGGCGTGCGGACTACTTGTACAGTTCGCCCTTCGGGCCGACGATCCTGCCGGACCACACGTTGGCCGCCTTGCGGTAGATGTCGGCCGTCTCGCCGTCGAAGTACGGCGAGGTGATCAGGTCGTAGCGGTCGTTCTGGTCCTGGTCACCGAAGAGGCTGGTGACGCCGTTGACATAGCCCAGGCGCCGACCGCTGCTGTACTGGGTCAGCCACGGGCCGCCGTCGGCGCCCGGGGTGAAAGCACCCTTGAGACCGACGTGCTCCTCGGCCTTCTCGGCCGACGCCACGTACTCCTTGCCCGACGGCTTGCCGTACAGGTACTTCGGCGTCACGCCGCTGTAGGGCCGGTCGCCGTCCGGGTGCGGGGCGGTGGGGTAGCCGAAGACGTAGACCGGCTTGCCCGTCGGCTGGTTCCAGGTGAAGCCCTGACCGCCGACGTTGTCACCCAGGCGGCCGACGTCCTTGGACAGGACGATGTAGTAGTGCGAGCCGCGCGACCACTTGGGCCCGGTGAAGCCCGCGTACTCGGACTTGGTGACCTGCTTGACGCCGTCGAAGGCGACGCCGTTGTAGACGGTGACGAAGGCGTAGTCCTTGTCGTAGTCCTCGTAGTTGGCGAAGTCGTAGTGCGTCCACGCGCTCTTGCCGACGTAGATGCCCCACGGCGCCTTGCCCTGGTAGTAACCGGGGACGAAGACCCACTTGTCGAGGGTGTCACTGTTGCCGGCCG contains:
- a CDS encoding trypsin-like serine peptidase, which encodes MKHSLLPLGGAALATGLLATCLAGTAQAAPDWATDPMATNNASAVSVIDFWAASNFAALKGATAYNPDPGGSRMKVGGGHSPDGRPGSVGPTGSEKPAATRVKNVNLPRTIGKVFFVVNGQYRWCSATAVQGKYRNLVATAGHCVYDPAGNSDTLDKWVFVPGYYQGKAPWGIYVGKSAWTHYDFANYEDYDKDYAFVTVYNGVAFDGVKQVTKSEYAGFTGPKWSRGSHYYIVLSKDVGRLGDNVGGQGFTWNQPTGKPVYVFGYPTAPHPDGDRPYSGVTPKYLYGKPSGKEYVASAEKAEEHVGLKGAFTPGADGGPWLTQYSSGRRLGYVNGVTSLFGDQDQNDRYDLITSPYFDGETADIYRKAANVWSGRIVGPKGELYK